AAGCGATGTCGCAGCCGCGTGCCATCGACCGGCATCTGGTTGATTCGCAGCAGGCTCGTCGGATTCTCGACCGGCTGGTGGGGTACAAGTTGAGTCCGTTTTTGGGGCGCAAGATCCGGCATGGTCTGTCGGCGGGGCGTGTGCAGTCTGTGGCGCTTTTGTTAGTCGTGCAGCGGGCGGAGGAGATTGAGAACTTCAAGACGGAAGAGTATTGGGAGATTCACGCGCAGGTGCAGACCGGAGGGGATGCGTCACCTTTTACCTGTCAATTGACGACGATTGAGGGGAAAAAGGCGAAGATTCCAACCGGAGATCTGGCGGCGGCCATCGTCGCTGAGGCGAAGGCGCAGACGTTTGGAATTACAGATGTGGAGCGCGCGGAAAAGAAGCGATACCCGGCACCGCCGTTTACGACGTCAACTCTGCAGCAAGAGGCTTCGCGCAAGTTGCGGTTTGACGTGGCGAAGACGATGCGTGTGGCGCAACAGTTATATGAAGGGATCGATGTCAACGGGCAGACGTCCGGTTTGATCACCTATATGCGGACCGACTCCACCCGTGTGGCGCCGCATATGCAACAAGAAGCGTTGAAGATGATCGGCGAGCGGTTCGGGCAAGCGTATCGACCGTCGAGACCGAATTTTTATCGATCCAAAGACAGCGCACAAGATGCGCACGAAGCGATTCGACCGACTCATTTGGAGTGGACGCCGGAGCGGTTGAAGTCGCAATTGGCACCGGATCAGTTTCGTTCGTACAAGCTCATTTATGAGCGTTTTTTGGCGAGCCAGATGGCGGCGGCAGTGTATGATACGGTTTCGGTGAGCATCCAGTCGGGGCGTTTTGGCTGGAAGGCGAACGGACGTACGCTGAAGTTTGATGGTTTTTTGAAGCTGTATGAAGAAGGGATCGACCCGAAAAAAGCGGGCGGCGATCATGAGGAGCAGGATGTGACTCTGCCGCCGGTGGAAACGGGTCAGCGTTTGCAGGTGAGAGAGGTCAAGCCTTCGCAGCACTTTACGAAGCCGCCGGCCTATTACACCGAGGCGAGTTTGGTCAAGGAGTTGGAGAAGCGCGGCGTCGGGCGTCCTAGTACGTATGCGAGCATCATCTCGGTGTTGAAAGCGCGGGATTATGTGATCGTGGTGGACAAAAAGTGGTTTCACCCGACCGATATCGGGCGTGCGGTTTGCCATACGTTGGTGGCGCACTTTCCGGGGCTGATTAACGTCGAATTCACGGCGGAGATGGAGAAGCAGTTGGACAACGTGGCGGAGGGTGCGCGGGAGTGGCGCTTGTTGCTCGATGAGTTTTATCGTCCTTTTGCCGAGACGTTGGAAGTGGCGATGAAAACGGGTGACCGTGTGGTGTTGGGGGAGCAGACAGAGCGAAGTTGCCCGGCCTGTGGGCAACCTTTGTGGCGGCGGACGACGAAGTATGGGGATGTGTATGCTTGCGGAGGATATCCGAAGTGCAAGTATATCGTGCCGGTCGGGGAGTCGACGACGGTTCCTTGTCCGAGTTGTACGCACCATCTGACCTTGACGGAATCGGTGCCCAAGGGGAAGAAAAAGCCTGTGAAGCAGTATTTCTGTTACCAGTGCCGAGGGCGTTTTGCGTATGGCAAGCGCGGGGTGCCGGAGCCGTTGGTTGTGGAGACAGAGCATAAGTGCGACAAGTGCGGTTCTGCGTTGGTGAAGCGCAAGGGGCGTTATGGCGAGTTTTTGGCATGCAGCGGGTACCCGAAGTGCAAGAACATCCTCAAGATCGACAAGGAAGGCAAACCGGTGGAGGCTGCATCGAAGTTGGTGCAAGTCACGAACCAGTGCTGCCCGAAGTGCGGTTCTGTGATGGTGGTGCGGGCCAAGGGAGAGGAGAAGTTCCTTGGTTGCAGCCGATATCCTTCATGCCGGACGACAAGCAAGTGGCAGGAGGGTGTACAAATCATCGACGAGCTCTCGAGCGACGAGGTGAAAAAACGCTACAAACAGGTCAAGAAAAAGAAAAAA
Above is a genomic segment from Tumebacillus amylolyticus containing:
- the topA gene encoding type I DNA topoisomerase; the protein is MAKHLVIVESPAKAKAINSYLGREYVVKASMGHIRDLPEKSFGVDIEKRFEPQYEVMKGKVALVKELRSLAKSSDTIILSTDPDREGEAIAFHLEELLKGPGKRIQRVTFHEINKKAVLQAMSQPRAIDRHLVDSQQARRILDRLVGYKLSPFLGRKIRHGLSAGRVQSVALLLVVQRAEEIENFKTEEYWEIHAQVQTGGDASPFTCQLTTIEGKKAKIPTGDLAAAIVAEAKAQTFGITDVERAEKKRYPAPPFTTSTLQQEASRKLRFDVAKTMRVAQQLYEGIDVNGQTSGLITYMRTDSTRVAPHMQQEALKMIGERFGQAYRPSRPNFYRSKDSAQDAHEAIRPTHLEWTPERLKSQLAPDQFRSYKLIYERFLASQMAAAVYDTVSVSIQSGRFGWKANGRTLKFDGFLKLYEEGIDPKKAGGDHEEQDVTLPPVETGQRLQVREVKPSQHFTKPPAYYTEASLVKELEKRGVGRPSTYASIISVLKARDYVIVVDKKWFHPTDIGRAVCHTLVAHFPGLINVEFTAEMEKQLDNVAEGAREWRLLLDEFYRPFAETLEVAMKTGDRVVLGEQTERSCPACGQPLWRRTTKYGDVYACGGYPKCKYIVPVGESTTVPCPSCTHHLTLTESVPKGKKKPVKQYFCYQCRGRFAYGKRGVPEPLVVETEHKCDKCGSALVKRKGRYGEFLACSGYPKCKNILKIDKEGKPVEAASKLVQVTNQCCPKCGSVMVVRAKGEEKFLGCSRYPSCRTTSKWQEGVQIIDELSSDEVKKRYKQVKKKKKA